A DNA window from Panthera tigris isolate Pti1 chromosome X, P.tigris_Pti1_mat1.1, whole genome shotgun sequence contains the following coding sequences:
- the FMR1NB gene encoding fragile X mental retardation 1 neighbor protein, whose protein sequence is MWLVATVLSPAGTNRRDRRAHSASQGLNLRDNQQPRLEPESREALCRLGRADAHAARASGPIRSSLRRRSTSASGPGLDWGRAPGTTPAPPIAVRKGRGLGTTVGTRGRGGATPASPPGGLWETGLPSGGVVSARLPSGAMPSDRRSLRKRTRSKIGSLKGPHSRVISCDAGCTRETPADESHPGGSVPGREDGATAAPQAGWRASLGAVGASTRGALLKLWAHRCLGLLLLASCALLLGLCYYVSAWSSNSVSSSEYNVWSSENADGQTPEKTSAWEALFNFFFPTTCIPKQNQVVKACNEQQDYNKTECLGYKCCYSSFKISNINCFVPLKDKPTQMFRMFGLGVIGMIILGCVPIFCCSLWRRSKWANPLGRKVNKIVKGVKKQKKKLKKDAEMLGTAAEDE, encoded by the exons atgtggctagtggctaccgtCTTGAGCCCCGCGGGGACTAACCGTAGGGACCGCAGAGCCCACAGCGCGTCACAGGGACTGAATCTGAGGGACAATCAGCAGCCAAGGCTGGAGCCGGAATCTCGCGAGGCGTTGTGCCGTCTGGGACGAGCGGACGCGCACGCGGCGCGGGCCTCGGGCCCCATTCGTTCGTCCCTTCGACGGCGTTCCACAAGCGCTAGCGGGCCGGGCCTTGATTGGGGGAGGGCCCCAGgcaccacccccgccccgcccataGCCGTCAGaaaggggcggggcctggggacGACGGTTGGCACGCGCGGCCGAGGGGGTGCCACGCCAGCGTCACCGCCCGGGGGCTTGTGGGAGACGGGCCTGCCGTCCGGAGGCGTCGTCTCGGCGAGGCTGCCGTCCGGAGCCATGCCTTCTGACAGGCGGTCGCTGCGGAAGAGGACCAGGTCGAAGATCGGCTCGCTGAAGGGGCCGCACTCCAGGGTGATAAGCTGCGACGCGGGGTGCACCAGGGAGACCCCGGCCGACGAGTCGCACCCGGGAGGCAGCGTCCCCGGGCGCGAGGATGGCGCGACGGCCGCGCCTCAGGCGGGCTGGCGGGCGTCCCTGGGCGCCGTCGGGGCCTCGACGCGCGGCGCTCTGCTGAAGCTGTGGGCCCACCGGTGCCTCGGGCTGCTCTTGCTCGCCTCGTGCGCCCTGCTGCTCGGGCTGTGCTACTACGTGAGCGCCT ggtcctcaaattctgtgtcttcaagTGAATATAATGTGTGGAGCAGTGAAAATGCTGATGGACAAACTCCAGAAAAAACTTCTGCATGGGAAGCtctgttcaattttttctttccaacaa CATGCATTCCAAAGCAGAATCAGGTGGTGAAGGCTTGCAATGAGCAGCAAGATTACAACAAGACTGAATGTTTGGGATATAAATGCTgttactcatccttcaagatcAGTAACATCAACTGTTTTGTCCCATTAAAGGATA AGCCTACACAGATGTTCCGGATGTTTGGGCTTGGTGTGATCGGCATGATCATCCTGGGATGTGTGCCCATTTTTTGCTGCTCTCTTTGGCGGAGGAG CAAATGGGCCAATCCTTTAGGAAGGAAAGTCAACAAAATTGTAAAGGgtgtgaagaaacaaaaaaagaaactaaagaaggaTGCTGAGATGTTAGGGACAGCAGCAGAAGATGAGTAA